A genomic window from Colletotrichum destructivum chromosome 7, complete sequence includes:
- a CDS encoding Putative chloramphenicol acetyltransferase-like domain superfamily encodes MAHTYPELIWRETTSGVWQRTADEVEQFYSALATLYEGSGLMFFAITGHVSLSFDTGNAGDTSETAELVDKALKSAWLALRYDHPAIASQVTQDLATGKWTKTYRQIRDPTDQQKWLEETLVYVSSASSRQTGQAWANNQPPAPKLPTLFVLSPSSSKEGFIRRDLVFRSPHDIIDGVGTLILLNNLISHTSKAFSKGDDFKPPNLDGSEAANLSPPYRVAANVPPTLTDEQEKRLADMAAQKSAAMGAPHVKILDMPYRRGANLPARHQRVAHTLTKEQTARLTVACKTAGTTVTHAFHAAIALVLRDIQEQGSEARPVRYVNYILRNERASCQAPYNSYQHPAALYHSLPGQSLVVDMDPTSSSDDQIRAEEFLRVVNLMKDFYHGVRNDKEHYALAPTIWAAGVPDVPTSPRPLPVPPPKAHPSVSISSMGRVDSIIAPKTGAIEAYDPWVTGEELGNGLGLFLGTFRDELCLSAAYNDAWHTEANVSDFLKRCEDVVFHGFELRCA; translated from the coding sequence ATGGCTCATACATACCCCGAACTCATTTGGCGTGAGACGACTTCAGGGGTATGGCAGCGCACTGCTGACGAGGTTGAGCAGTTCTACTCAGCCCTCGCGACGCTTTACGAAGGTAGTGGCCTTATGTTCTTCGCGATCACGGGCCACGTCTCATTGAGCTTTGATACTGGCAACGCAGGGGACACCTCTGAGACCGCAGAATTGGTTGACAAGGCCCTGAAGTCTGCTTGGCTAGCTTTACGCTACGATCACCCGGCTATTGCCTCACAGGTTACACAAGACCTTGCTACTGGCAAATGGACCAAGACGTACCGCCAAATTCGCGACCCTACCGACCAGCAGAAATGGCTTGAGGAGACACTTGTGTATGTGTCTTCTGCCTCTTCTCGACAAACGGGTCAGGCATGGGCCAATAACCAGCCTCCGGCCCCGAAACTACCGACTCTGTTTGTCCTCAGcccatcgtcctccaaaGAAGGCTTCATCCGTCGCGACCTCGTCTTTCGCTCACCCCacgacatcatcgacggcgtcgggACCTTGATTCTCCTGAACAATCTCATCAGTCACACCTCCAAGGCCTTCTCCAAAGGCGATGATTTCAAACCTCCTAACCTCGATGGTTCCGAGGCCGCGAACCTCAGTCCGCCCTACCGCGTTGCCGCCAATGTACCACCGACGCTCACAGACGAGCAAGAAAAGCGTTTGGCGGACATGGCCGCTCAAAAGTCCGCCGCCATGGGTGCTCCGCACGTGAAAATCCTCGACATGCCCTACCGCCGCGGTGCGAACCTTCCGGCCCGACACCAACGCGTTGCCCACACTCTCACCAAAGAACAAACTGCTCGCCTCACCGTCGCCTGCAAGACAGCTGGAACCACCGTCACGCACGCTTTTCACGCAGCTATTGCACTCGTTCTCCGAGACATCCAAGAACAAGGATCCGAAGCCAGACCCGTACGTTACGTCAACTACATCCTCCGGAACGAGCGCGCAAGCTGCCAAGCTCCGTACAATTCTTACCAACATCCCGCCGCCCTCTACCATTCGCTTCCAGGCCAGAGTTTGGTAGTCGATATGGATCCTACAAGCTCCAGCGACGACCAAATCCGCGCCGAAGAGTTTCTCCGCGTAGTCAATCTCATGAAAGACTTTTACCACGGCGTCCGGAACGACAAGGAGCACTACGCCCTCGCCCCTACCATTTGGGCTGCCGGTGTCCCGGACGTGCCTACATCGCCTCGGCCTTTGCCAGTGCCTCCGCCAAAAGCCCATCCGTCTGTCTCCATCTCCAGCATGGGCCGTGTCGACAGCATCATTGCCCCCAAGACGGGTGCCATCGAGGCCTATGATCCGTGGGTCACCGGCGAAGAGCTCGGAAACGGTCTTGGGCTCTTTTTAGGTACGTTCAGGGACGAGTTGTGTTTGAGTGCCGCGTACAATGATGCTTGGCACACGGAGGCCAACGTTTCGGATTTTCTGAAGCGCTGTGAGGACGTGGTTTTTCATGGCTTTGAGCTGCGTTGTGCGTAA
- a CDS encoding Putative extracellular membrane protein, CFEM, with the protein MLPRLFHALVPAAIVAVGRVTAIEPGPPLGLDVTAVLLAMPTCAAPTVATELAAANCSLTDINLFADCLCTNITLQSRMSTSVQTSCKFDDQLKAVELETALCATYPKESRVNEIKTASIVGLALTLPIVLGRCVCRYQMTNNLWWDDWMTIIATTFFTGLASIELASAFMGFGLHFWQVDPGNEPALLQVWSSPPVQAQNYDVANLNTVRCQMFYVAQIFYILVQVFAKVAIVMLYLRVFTTPWFKWACWAFVAFMFGHGAIFALLIVFQCIPVAAVWDRVLSGRCLNVNAVGWAGAVLSIVEDIVLMILPIPELAKLQVTGRKRTGVGIMFSIASFATVTSMIRLKYLVQFSNTYDTTCKPCRLCLASQVSDATDTKKGDNVDIVVWSIIEEMCAIICGSLPPLRPWFAPFIPSIRVTWKSTKFSKNNSRSTSNTARNSTLRSASKGTPGQKGRSAHLDYDQDSKVLSYPLSSLSQFHQSPGKAGGYPRVASSRDIETASFPDDAAEKSSTGNSSGSETNLVIQGNNDVSVTFDVEVIRVSRSELPGGDLGRTVSVISAGHQPR; encoded by the exons atgctCCCCAGGCTCTTCCACGCGCTCGTTCCGGCGGCCATCGTCGCAGTCGGACGGGTGACGGCCATTGAACCAGGTCCTCCGCTGGGACTGGATGTCACCGCCGTTCTCTTGGCGATGCCCACATGCGCT GCGCCGACAGTTGCTACCGAACTGGCTGCTGCGAACTGTTCGCTGACAGACATCAATCTTTTTGCGGATTGTTTGTGCACAAACATCACCCTACAGTCCAGGATGTCGACGAGCGTCCAGACGTCCTGCAAGTTCGATGATCAACTTA AGGCTGTCGAACTCGAGACGGCATTGTGCGCCACGTATCCGAAGGAGAGCCGCGTCAACGAGATCAAGACAGCGTCTATCGTGGGCCTTGCTTTGACTCTGCCAATTGTACTGGGGCGATGCGTTTGCCGGTACCAAATGACCAACAACCTATGGTGGGATGATTGGATGACCATAATCGCCACG ACATTTTTTACCGGCCTTGCGAGCATCGAACTCGCGAGTGCGTTCATGGGATTCGGACTGCACTTCTGGCAGGTTGATCCTGGAAACGAACCAGCCTTGCTGCAGGTATGGTCATCTCCGCCTGTGCAAGCACAAAACTATGATGTTGCGAATCTTAACACCGTCCGCTGTCAGATGTTCTATGTGGCCCAGATATTCTACATCCTCGTCCAGGTGTTCGCCAAGGTGGCCATCGTGATGCTCTACCTTCGGGTGTTCACCACGCCGTGGTTCAAGTGGGCATGCTGGGCCTTTGTCGCCTTCATGTTTGGCCACGGCGCCATCTTTGCTCTTTTAATCGTGTTCCAGTGTATTCCCGTCGCCGCAGTCTGGGACAGGGTCCTTTCGGGTAGATGCTTGAACGTTAACGCCGTGGGATGGGCGGGGGCTGTCCTGTCGATCGTTGAGGACATTGTGCTAATGATTTTGCCCATTCCGGAACTCGCGAAACTTCAAGTTACCGGAAGAAAGCGGACCGGTGTTGGCATCATGTTTTCCATTGCCTCGTT CGCCACCGTCACGAGTATGATACGACTGAAGTATCTCGTGCAATTCAGCAATACATATGACACTACCTGTAAGCCTTGTAGACTCTGTCTCGCATCCCAAGTATCCGACGCCACTGACACAAAAAAAGGGGACAATGTGGACATTGTGGTTTGGTCCATAATCGAGGAAATGTGCGCCATCATCTGCGGAAGTCTGCCGCCTCTGCGCCCCTGGTTCGCCCCGTTCATCCCAAGCATACGCGTCACATGGAAATCTACCAAGTTTAGCAAGAACAACTCCAGGAGTACCTCAAACACCGCCAGGAACTCCACGCTGCGCAGCGCTTCGAAAGGTACGCCTGGCCAAAAGGGCAGGTCAGCACATCTGGATTATGACCAAGACTCAAAAGTCCTTTCGTATCCCTTGTCGTCACTGTCTCAGTTTCACCAGTCGCCTGGGAAAGCAGGAGGGTATCCGCGCGTTGCGTCGTCCCGAGATATCGAGACTGCAAGCTTTCCGGATGACGCAGCCGAGAAGTCAAGCACTGGTAACAGCAGTGGTAGCGAAACCAATCTAGTCATCCAGGGTAATAATGACGTCTCCGTCACATTTGATGTCGAGGTGATCAGGGTGTCCCGCAGCGAGCTACCTGGTGGCGATTTGGGGCGAACAGTGTCGGTTATCAGTGCCGGACATCAGCCACGCTAA
- a CDS encoding Putative cytochrome P450, producing MASYAPLDPDFSPYTIPSPAEKPIPYLITAFLFIALVYAVGDRGSKLPEVNPLRAFEFTNRRRMNEFVQHSRDIMFKGKATFAGSLYKMYSEWGEVVVLPPQFIHELRSEPALDFREPATDDSHGYIPGFDPFNGNPALANVVTKYLTKALTKLTKPLSEEATLVIRHVLTDSTDWHQIVPHKDIIRIVSRLSSRVFMGEELCRDEEWVRVSGDYTAAAFSVMNELNQWPRRVRPVVHWFLPSCRRVRSLLAECHKSLKPHLEQRNARKMAAVARGETKAVFDDSIEWFDQESKTKHNPATDQISLSLVAIHTTSDLLQQTMLDLASHPELFQPLREELIRVLSAEGLKKTALYSLKLMDSVIKESQRMKPVLLSTWRRLAKKDIELSNGFVLRRGQKVIATNTHMWDAEFYENPLTYDGYRFLNMRSTDEEKHAHLVSTSAKHPGFGHGAHACPGRFFAANEVKIALAHLLLKYEWKLPEGSSFKPIPYGMSFLPDPTAALLIRRRKEELDLESLDC from the exons ATGGCTTCTTATGCGCCCCTCGACCCGGATTTCAGCCCTTACACTATCCCTTCGCCTGCAGAAAAGCCGATTCCTTACCTCATTACAGCGTTCTTGTTCATAGCCTTGGTCTATGCCGTCGGTGACCGTGGCTCAAAGCTCCCGGAAGTCAACCCCTTGAGAGCCTTTGAGTTCACCAACCGACGCCGCATGAACGAGTTCGTCCAGCACAGCAGGGACATAATGTTCAAAGGCAAAGCCACCTTTGCAGGTAGCTTGTACAAGATGTATTCGGAGTGGGGAGAGGTCGTGGTCTTGCCGCCGCAATTCATCCACGAACTCCGAAGCGAGCCTGCGCTCGACTTTCGGGAGCCTGCCACGGAT GACTCACACGGCTACATCCCTGGGTTTGATCCCTTCAATGGCAACCCTGCACTCGCGAATGTCGTCACCAAGTACTTGACTAAGGCTCTCA CCAAACTTACGAAGCCTCTGTCCGAGGAGGCGACTCTCGTTATCCGTCACGTTCTGACCGACTCGACTG ACTGGCACCAGATAGTTCCCCATAAAGACATCATACGAATTGTCTCCCGTCTCTCCTCCAGAGTGTTTATGGGCGAGGAGCTCTGCCGAGACGAAGAATGGGTCCGTGTATCGGGAGACTACACCGCTGCCGCTTTCTCCGTTATGAACGAGCTGAACCAGTGGCCACGACGGGTACGTCCCGTCGTTCACTGGTTTCTCCCTTCCTGCCGGCGCGTCCGCAGTCTCCTCGCCGAGTGCCACAAGTCACTGAAGCCGCACCTCGAGCAGCGGAACGCCCGTAAGATGGCGGCTGTGGCACGCGGGGAAACCAAGGCCGTTTTTGACGACTCCATCGAGTGGTTCGACCAGGAATCCAAGACCAAGCACAATCCAGCCACTGATCAAATTTCGCTGTCGCTGGTTGCGATCCACACGACGAGTGATTTGCTGCAGCAGACTATGCTTGACCTGGCCAGCCATCCAGAGCTGTTCCAGCCGCTACGAGAAGAACTCATTCGCGTCCTGAGTGCCGAGGGGCTCAAAAAGACGGCTCTCTATAGCTTGAAACTTATGGACAGCGTGATCAAGGAGTCGCAGCGGATGAAACCAGTGCTACTTT CCACCTGGCGCCGCCTTGCAAAGAAGGATATCGAGTTGTCTAACGGCTTCGTCCTGCGCAGAGGCCAAAAGGTCATCGCTACCAACACCCACATGTGGGACGCCGAGTTCTACGAGAACCCGCTCACCTACGACGGCTACCGCTTCCTGAACATGCGCagcaccgacgaggagaagcacGCCCATCTGGTCAGCACCAGCGCGAAGCATCCCGGATTCGGCCATGGTGCGCACGCGTGCCCCGGTCGCTTCTTCGCGGCGAACGAGGTCAAGATCGCGCTTGCTCATCTTCTCTTGAAGTACGAATGGAAGCTCCCTGAGGGTTCTAGCTTCAAGCCTATACCTTATGGGATGTCGTTCCTGCCGGATCCCACTGCGGCGTTGTTGATTCGTCGGAGAAAGGAAGAGCTTGACTTGGAATCGTTGGATTGTTAA
- a CDS encoding Putative aminotransferase, class I/classII, pyridoxal phosphate-dependent transferase, major, producing MMPIENALPPSRRGQKGIRSDMMTDLRKRLEENPYDLEENPKGIIDLGSAVNELMLDDLSGWTKRNVKKGQLRHTPGCKDQQDHPSLPKVAADFMNEHFRVRLPLTSDNILAANGVTTLLDNLIYNITNEGDTILIPTPSYGMFAQDVWTRNGVRVVEVPCDDIHEERFWGPPPQDDSPVQTPEVVRRLEVAIEDELSRKGRVGGIVLVNPDNPLGRCYAAHVLLQVSQLCARHRIHLIVDEIYAISAGDRFSSVLSLGLDVNFRNVHVLWGLSKDFGLSDLRVGFLATYNVLVYEAMRALTMFGQVSSFSATVAATLLSDTKYLRNHYLPSFRRRLDKRRKMVEETLDNYEIPHVKPEAGFFVFVDLFKWVELYLQKHGKGGDLAFLEYLMKQRVFLEPGLALFSQRTGWFRLNFGGEKERFKLGLQRLLHCLRSLDGQEHHEPFTQAPELYFPPPKAMAHFLAV from the exons ATGATGCCCATCGAAAACGCCCTGCCGCCATCTCGCCGAGGTCAGAAGGGCATCCGATCAGACATGATGACCGACCTTAGGAAGAGATTGGAAGAAAACCCTTACGACCTCGAAGAGAACCCCAAAGGCATAATCGACCTCGGATCCGCTGTCAACGAGCTAATGCTTGATGACCTGTCCGGGTGGACAAAACGGAACGTCAAGAAAGGCCAGCTGAGGCACA CTCCTGGCTGTAAAGATCAGCAGGACCACCCAAGCCTACCGAAAGTCGCTGCCGATTTTATGAACGAACACTTTAGAGTCCGCCTCCCACTTACCAGCGACAACATTCTGGCGGCGAACGGAGTGACGACACTACTGGACAACCTCATCTACAACATCACCAACGAAGGAGACACGATCCTCATTCCCACACCCAGTTACGGCATGTTTGCCCAGGACGTCTGGACAAGGAACGGCGTACGTGTTGTCGAAGTCCCGTGTGACGACATCCACGAAGAGCGGTTCTGGGGCCCCCCACCACAAGATGACAGCCCCGTCCAGACTCCAGAAGTGGTCAGGCGTCTTGAGGTCGCGATAGAGGACGAGCTGAGCCGGAAAGGCAGAGTCGGGGGCATCGTCCTGGTCAACCCCGACAACCCGCTGGGCCGATGTTACGCCGCCCACGTGCTGCTGCAAGTGTCGCAGCTTTGTGCGAGACACAGGATTCATCTGATCGTCGATGAGATATACGCGATCAGCGCCGGGGATCGCTTCTCAAGTGTCTTGAGCCTCGGTCTTGACGTCAACTTCAGAAACGTCCACGTCCTCTGGGGTCTAAGCAAG GATTTCGGTCTCAGTGATCTCAGGGTCGGCTTTCTGGCAACGTACAATGTGCTGGTTTACGAGGCGATGAGGGCGTTAAC CATGTTTGGGCAGGTGTCGTCCTTCAGTGCAACAGTGGCAGCGACTCTGTTGTCTGACACAAAGTACCTGAGGAACCACTATCTACCGTcattccgccgccgcctggacAAGAGACGAAAGATGGTCGAGGAGACACTCGATAACTATGAGATCCCACACGTCAAGCCAGAAgctggcttcttcgtcttcgttgACCTGTTCAAGTGGGTGGAGCTGTACCTCCAGAAGCACGGCAAGGGGGGCGACTTGGCTTTCCTCGAGTACTTGATGAAGCAGCGCGTCTTTCTCGAGCCCGGCCTG GCACTCTTCTCCCAACGGACCGGCTGGTTCCGGCTCAACTTTGGCGGCGAGAAGGAACGTTTCAAGCTGGGCCTCCAGAGACTTCTGCACTGCCTGAGGTCGCTCGACGGCCAAGAGCACCATGAACCTTTCACCCAGGCCCCGGAACTGTATTTCCCGCCACCCAAAGCGATGGCCCATTTCCTGGCCGTGTAA
- a CDS encoding Putative major facilitator superfamily, MFS transporter superfamily, whose protein sequence is MMESSKDQKQVEKNKEPVFVPDDVEVALKVAPEARDYSGAHAKSDPAEIALVRRLDWMIMPILWGMYWLNYLDRNAIALARLNTLEEDLNLSSTEYQTCVSILFVGYVIVGIPANMVVTRVRPSLWMSSCMAVWAIISALTAVSHNYTGLLLTRFFLGITEAPYYPGALYVLATFYTRKELATRISILYTGNILATAFAGLIALGIFQMHGMAGIAGWRWLFIIQGVVTFILAIVAYFILPDEPLTTRWLTPEERILANERILRDTVGNTGQTTTWSGLLEAAKDPKVWLFTLMQHCHLGANGFKNFFPTAVETLGFNETITLVLTCPPYLIAGAISIAWSWSSGRFNERTWHITIAKSVAVFGFVLGCATLNTGARYFAMVVFSVGTYAVNSIILGWVSATCSQTKEKKASSLAIVNCIAVASFIWTPYMWPKSDEPRYVMAMSSSAVLSIATALGAWAMRFWLMRENKKIRRSENESVLFYAY, encoded by the exons ATGATGGAATCTTCTAAAGATCAAAAGCAAGTGGAAAAGAACAAGGAGCCTGTCTTCGTACCAGATGATGTGGAGGTGGCTCTGAAGGTGGCCCCGGAGGCTCGTGACTACTCAGGAGCGCACGCAAAGAGTGACCCGGCCGAGATCGCTTTGGTGCGACGCCTTGATTGGATGATTATGCCCATTCTGTG GGGCATGTACTGGCTCAACTACCTG GACCGCAATGCCATTGCACTTGCTAGGCTAAACACCCTGGAGGAAGACCTCAACCTCTCGTCGACGGAATACCAGACCTGCGTctccatcctcttcgtcggctACGTCATTGTCGGCATCCCCGCCAACATGGTTGTGACCCGCGTCCGACCCAGCCTGTGGATGAGTTCCTGCATGGCTGTCTGGGCCATCATCAGCGCCCTCACCGCCGTCAGCCACAACTACACCGGCCTTCTGCTCACCCGTTTCTTCCTTGGCATCACCGAGGCTCCGTACTACCCCGGCGCGCTCTACGTCCTCGCCACCTTCTACACCCGCAAAGAGCTGGCAACACGAATCTCAATCCTCTACACGGGCAACATCCTCGCAACCGCCTTTGCGGGGCTGATTGCTTTGGGCATCTTCCAAATGCATGGCATG GCTGGAATCGCCGGATGGAGATGGCTTTTCATAATACAAGGCGTCGTCACCTTTatcctcgccatcgtggCCTACTTTATCCTGCCTGACGAGCCTCTCACGACCCGCTGGCTCACCCCCGAAGAGCGCATCCTGGCCAACGAACGCATCTTGCGGGACACCGTGGGGAACACAGGCCAAACGACGACCTGGTCCGGGCTCCTCGAGGCTGCCAAGGACCCTAAGGTCTGGCTGTTCACGTTAATGCAACACTGCCACCTTGGGGCAAACGGCTTCAAGAACTTCTTCCCCACTGCCGTCGAGACCTTGGGCTTCAACGAGACCATCACCCTCGTCCTGACGTGTCCTCCGTACCTCATTGCCGGGGCGATTTCCATCGCGTGGTCTTGGTCTTCTGGAAGATTCAACGAGAGGACGTG GCATATCACCATCGCAAAATCCGTCGCGGTTTTTGGATTCGTCCTGGGCTGTGCCACATTGAACACAGGCGCTAGATACT TCGCCATGGTGGTCTTCAGCGTCGGGACTTACGCCGTCAATTCCATCATCCTCGGTTGGGTGTCTGCCACGTGCTCCcagacgaaggagaagaaggcctcgTCCCTGGCCATCGTCAACTGCATCGCCGTGGCGTCCTTCATCTGGACTCCCTATATGTGGCCCAAATCCGACGAGCCGCGTTACGTCATGGCCATGTCTTCCAGCGCGGTACTCAGCATCGCGACCGCTTTGGGGGCTTGGGCGATGCGCTTCTGGCTGATGCGTGAGAACAAGAAGATCAGGCGGTCCGAAAACGAAAGTGTGTTGTTTTATGCCTACTAA
- a CDS encoding Putative polyprenyl synthetase, isoprenoid synthase domain superfamily yields the protein MASTINNYQDCGPMRYKSSVPVPASLYENTAYPSRFRPRISKHVHVADKACWEACDDFENATGLKLKADSVGCINPIGGNVNALWFPEAIPERLHIISYLSELLFRHDDLTDDAITPEQFDEVHGPLARFLGSESKQSDHTTKHNAMNTMQARVAIEALEQDERLGKLVIEKWKGIVSVRGQDAFMEHKTLDSYMHVRHYDAGAYSVWSQILFCCDINLTDEELTGLEPLTWLAFTQMILWHDYCSWDKEAATYLEREEGGSNMSAVQVYMTMYGLDQHAAKGFLLSEIGRIEDEYCERKAIYMVECSPAQHITHYIGLIELCMAGNTLWHLSSRRYDPAAPLPRREDIGKVNRGPLDVFEVSKPVDGSESDGILTPVSSRLGTKRLKPFWNNQRTEYTTMTPAETSSDHKKKKKKKDKASHETRADLLTVSPCAWPAEPDEKDILAAYLYTAARPASGARDKLMDALDNWYRVPPDALATIRTIVRIMHNASLMLDDVHDNSPVRRGSPSAHVVFGTAQTTNSASYLMIKCVDLARRLGEDTLSCLLSELGQLHLGQSHDLAWTFHCRAPSLSEYYSHLEQKTGGLFRMASRMMRASATQNKHLDACKLMSLLGRLYQLRDDYQDITSESLSTYDDLDEGSFTLPLIHALQREDERGDIQLHSILQSARAARSASASSHNDGKLSLETKLLIREMLEEAGSLEYTRVIIRGLYNETRAMLTEIENEAGSGGKNWMLRLLIFQLKI from the exons ATGGCTTCAACAATCAATAACTACCAAGACTGCGGACCCATGCGGTATAAGTCCTCAGTTCCGGTGCCTGCATCTTTGTACGAGAACACTGCCTACCCGTCCAGGTTTCGCCCGAGAATTAGCAAACATGTGCACGTGGCCGACAAGGCGTGCTGGGAAGCGTGCGACGACTTTGAAAACGCGACTGGGTTGAAGTTGAAGGCCGACAGCGTTGGATGCATCAACCccatcggcggcaacgtcaacGCATTGTGGTTTCCAGAGGCCATACCAGAGAGACTCCATATCATTTCCTATCTGTCTGAACTTCTCTTCCGACACGACG ACCTTACCGACGATGCTATAACACCAGAGCAG TTCGATGAGGTCCACGGACCATTAGCGCGATTCCTTGGTTCTGAGTCGAAGCAAAGCGATCACACCACCAAGCACAACGCAATGAACACGATGCAGGCTCGCGTTGCCATCGAGGCGCTCGAACAGGACGAACGACTgggcaagctcgtcatcgagAAGTGGAAGGGCATCGTGAGTGTTCGCGGACAGGACGCCTTCATGGAACACAAGACATTGGACTCGTACATGCATGTGCGGCACTACGATGCCGGTGCCTACTCTGTATGGTCGCAAATCCTATTTTGCTGCGACATCAAcctcaccgacgaggagctcacAGGTCTGGAGCCCCTCACCTGGCTGGCCTTTACGCAGATGATCCTGTGGCATGATTACTGTTCGTGGGACAAGGAAGCAGCCACGTACCTGGAgcgcgaagaaggcggaTCCAACATGAGCGCCGTGCAGGTCTACATGACCATGTATGGCCTCGACCAACATGCCGCCAAGGGCTTCTTGCTGTCGGAGATTGGGAGAATCGAGGACGAGTACTGCGAGAGGAAGGCGATCTACATGGTCGAGTGCTCGCCAGCACAACACATCACACACTACATCGGCCTGATTGAGTTGTGCATGGCCGGGAATACGCTGTGGCACTTGTCCTCGCGCCGATACGACCCGGCAGctccgcttcctcgacgagagGACATTGGCAAGGTGAACCGAGGCCCGCTTGATGTTTTCGAGGTCAGCAAGCCTGTAGATGGCTCAGAGTCGGACGGCATTCTCACTCCGGTCTCAAGCCGTCTCGGCACAAAAAGACTCAAGCCATTTTGGAATAACCAGCGGACCGAGTATACCACCATGACGCCCGCCGAGACCAGTTCCGAccacaagaagaagaagaagaagaaggacaaggcATCACACGAGACACGGGCGGATCTGCTGACCGTCTCGCCCTGTGCTTGGCCTGCCGAGCCGGATGAGAAGGACATTCTGGCAGCTTACCTTTACACGGCGGCAAGACCTGCAAGTGGCGCCCGCGACAAGCTGATGGACGCGCTTGACAACTGGTACCGCGTTCCTCCCGACGCCCTAGCCACAATCCGCACCATCGTTCGAATCATGCACAACGCCAGTCTGATGCTCGACGACGTTCACGACAATTCGCCCGTGAGGAGGGGCAGTCCGAGCGCccacgtcgtcttcggcacGGCCCAGACCACAAATTCGGCGAGCTATCTCATGATCAAGTGCGTGGACCTGGCAAGGCGACTGGGCGAAGACACCTTGTCGTGCCTCTTGTCCgaactcggccagctgcaCCTCGGCCAGAGCCACGACCTGGCATGGACCTTCCATTGCAGAGCGCCCTCATTATCCGAGTACTACAGCCATCTCGAGCAGAAGACCGGCGGGCTCTTCCGCATGGCTTCCCGCATGATGCGCGCCTCGGCGACCCAGAACAAGCATCTCGACGCCTGCAAACTGATGAGCCTTCTCGGCAGGCTCTATCAGCTGCGCGACGACTATCAGGATATCACGTCGGAATCCCTCTCGACATACGACGATCTGGATGAGGGCAGCTTCACTCTGCCGCTGATCCACGCCCTTCAGCGCGAGGACGAACGGGGCGACATCCAGCTGCACAGCATTCTTCAATCCGCACGGGCAGCGCGTTCTGCCTCAGCATCTTCGCATAATGATGGGAAATTGTCGCTCGAGACGAAACTGCTGATTCGGGAGATGTTggaagaggcaggcagccTGGAATATACGAGGGTGATAATCCGAGGCTTGTATAACGAGACAAGAGCCATGTTGACCGAGATAGAGAACGAAGCTGGGTCGGGTGGCAAGAATTGGATGTTGCGGTTGCTTATTTTCCAGTTAAAAATTTAA